The genome window TCGTATGCGAGTAAACTATACCCATTTGCATATAGTTTGCCGGATTTTCGAAATGGGTCAATGGGCATGCATCAATTGAAACAAAATTATACTTTCTCTGCCGCCTGCGATCGGCACGGCAAGATGAACCGGATTCGGCTGGGACCCGGGCGCCCCGGCGGGCACGCGAAAGGCCGGCCACGGCCATTGCTGGTTCAGTGAAAGCTGGCCAGGAAATCCGTCGCCGTCAGCGAAACATGGGCATCGAGCGGCGGATAGAGTTCGAAGGCCTTCGGCTCACGCGAAAAATTCCAAAGCCGGAAAAGGCACCATTCCGATCGTCTTTCCTCCGCCACGGCAAGTTCGTTGCGCGTGATATGGAAGGGTGTCCTTTCCCATCCGTTCGTCGTCTTCACCTCGATCAGGCGCGCCCGACCGTCCGCCGAAAAGCTGGCAATGTCATAACCGGCCCCATCGCCATCCTCCTGCGATACCCAGCGCACCTGCCGGGCCAGATCCTGCCGGCCACCGGCTGCCAACAGAGCCCGTTCGCGCGCCAACACGCATGCTTCGCCGGCACGTCCCAGTTCCCTGTTTCGTTCATCACGGCCGGCAACGTCGAACTTCATTGCGACCCTACGGGTCTGCTCCAGTTCCGGCGGTGGCGGTTGGTTCGATAGTGTCGGGGGCGCTCCGATCCAGATCTGGGTAGGTTCCTGAAGGCCAAATTCGTGACTGCCAAATTCTGGAAGGCTGGCGGAAGGTCCGCCCACAGGTGTTCGATGAAGCCAGCCCGGCTCGGCGGCCAGCCATCGGCCCACCGCGTCTTCCAGGGACGCCTGATAGTTGAAGGCGGGCCTGTATCCGGGAATCCAGGCTTCGCCCATCCCCTGCAGAACGGCACTGATGTTCTGGTGTTTGAACTCCACCGACCCTTCGGAGCGTCCGGCCAGCAGAGGTATGAGGGCGCGCCGATGCGCCGCCTTGCTGTAGGGGCGCCCCGCGTAATCGGCCTTCAACATCGCAAAATAGTCAGCGACGATCAGGTCGTTCTCTTCATCCGTCCAGGCACCGCTCGGCATCGGGCCAGGCTAGTCGGGCCAGAACCATTTGTCACCGTGAGGAATCAAACGAAGACGCTGAAATCGCACGGCAGACCTGCGTCCGGACGACAGGCCTCACGCAGGACCAAACGGCGTCGCCGGGTCTCGCGATAGGCCGGGCACCATGACACCAACGATTTCAGATGTTGAGAAGTGGCGGAGGGAGGGGGACTCGAACCCCCGCACGAGTTTAACCCCGTGACGGATTAGCAATCCGCTGCATTACCGCTCTGCCATCCCTCCGCATGACGGGACCGCTGCGGCCTGTCGGAGGCGGTGCAATAGCGGCTTCGGGGGGCGCTTGTCAATGCGCCTTGCGCCACCCTTTGCACGCCGATGCCACGGCACCGCATGGCCGCTGTCAGCTCTGCATCCGGCCGACCACCCAGCGGTGGAACATATGGGTCGGCCCATCCATGGCCGGGGCAAAATGGCCGCCGTCGAAACCGGGGGCATGACGGCCCTGCTGCATGCCCTCTACGACGAAGACGTCCTCCACGAAGATGCCCTTCCACTGGCGGGCATTGCGGTCGCGCAGATCGGCATAGTTGCCGTCCAGCATCGCCTCGTCGGCATAGTAGATCTCGACCCGTTCCACGGTCCGGTCGACCCCATGCGGCTCCAGCAGGATGGCATAGACATGGTCTCGGTGAACGCCGAACAGGACATTGGGATAGAGCGAGATATATTCCGCCGCGGTGTCCCATTTTTCGGAAAGGCCATCGAAATTCACGAAGGCCCGGCCGGATCCGTCAAGCTGCGGGTTGTAGACCATCGTACCCTGGCCGGAGAACTTGCCGTCCTGTTCGATGTGATAATGGTCCTCCAGCCGGGAGTAGCTGTTCAGTCCCGGATGAACCATCGGCAGGTGATAGCTCTCGCAATAGTTCTCGACCGCCAGTTTCCAGTTCGACTTCACTTCCAGCTGGAAAGAGCTTTCCGGGCCGCCGTGAAAAATCGGCCGGTCGAACTCGGCCCAGCGGGACTTCAGTTCGGCGGCGTAATCGTCGAATTCCGGAGCATCGCCGGAGATGTTGACGAAGACCACGTCATGGAACAGGGCAGCCCGCACCTCGACAAGGCCGAGTGCCGACTTGTCGAAATCCGGGTGCTCGTTGATGCCCGGCCCGCCGACATCCGGCGTGGTGCGCAGGCTGCCGTCCAACCCGTAGCACCAGGAGTGATATGGGCAGCGAATCACGCCGCGGATGGTGGTCGGCTCCTGCACCAGGATCATGCCGCGATGACGACAGATATTCTGGAACACCCGGACCGCACCGGATCGATCGCGCAGCATCAGCAGCGGCATGCCCAGGAAGTCGACCGGGACGGCGTCGCCGCTGCGCGGGACATCCTTGCCGAAGCCGATACCGGCCCAGGTCTCGAAAAAGACCTTTCGCTTCTCGCGCTCAAACGTGCCGGAATCGATATAGGCGGCATTGGGCAGGCCCGTGGCCTGGCCGATCGGCTTCAACACATTGTCGAGTTCGACGGTATCCAACGGCATTTCGGACCTCCGCAAGTTGGCGACTGCTGATCGACCGGTACTGCCGAACCAGACTCCCGCTCAATAGCGAAAAACCGCAATCTCGGTTGACCTCAAGTCAACCGAGATGGTCATTGTGTCATCAACCAGTCGCGAAAGGCCGCCATGGCGGGCGTCATGCCGCGATCCGCGGACCAGACCAGATAGTGAGATCCGGGTGCCGGCATGGCCAGATCGGTCAGGCGAACCAGATCCCCGGATTCGATCATGGGACCGACCAAGCGTTCCCAGCCCAGCGCGACCCCCTGCCCGTCCCGCGCCGCCTGAATGGCGACCGTATAGTTGTTCAGGCTGCGCCCGGAGGACGGGGCCTCGATGGGCCCCAGCCCCGCCCAGGCAAGGAAGGTATCCCAGTCGATCCAGGCCGGGTCGACCCCCTTGAGCCGCAGCAACGGCAGATGCGGCAGGTCCCCGGGCCGCACACCGCGCCGGGACGCCTTGAACTGCGGTGCACAGACCGGGTACAGCCGGTCGCCGAAGAGTTCCACCTGTTCCGTATCGGGCCAGTCCCCGAAACCGTAGCGCAATGCAAAGTCGACCGGCCCCCGACGCAACTCGATCGGATCATCGGAAACCGCATGATTGACGGTGATCTCCGGATGATCCTGCCAGAAGGCGCCGATCCGTGGGATGAGCCAGAAACCGGCGAAGGCCGTGGTGGCGCCCACCGTGAGGCTGGGCCCGTCCGTGGCGTCCCGAATGCGGCGGCAGACATCTGCGACATGGGTAAAGCCGCGTGCCAGCGCTTCGGACAGTTCCGCCCCGTCCATTGTCAGTTCGATGCCGCGATGCACACGCACAAAAAGCGGACGGCGCAACTCCTCCTCCAGCGCCTTGACCTGTCGGCTGACCGCCCCGGGCGTGACGTTCAACTCCGCCGCGGCGTCCTTCATGCTGCCGTGGCGGGCCGCGGCCTCGAAGGCGGCCAGGGTCGTCAAGGGCGGCAAATCGTAAGGTCGGCGCATGGATCGTTTCCCCGACAGCAGGCTTGTCGTCCGGCAGTTAGCCCATACAGGTGAGTTTGACGCAAGCGAACTTCGTCGCAAACGGAACACGAGCGGACGTTTCCGGTGCTTGCGGCGCGGCGCATTTTGCGGCACCGTCCGGCTTCCGCCGCCGGGTCTGTTACCCGGCCTATCCGAAACGCCCGCCCCGCCCATTCACGGAGTGCGCGATGATCCCCTCTCCCTTCTCCGCAATCCTGAAAGAAACCACGGATCTTTCCAACGAAATCCGCAGCTTCACCTTCGAGGCGCGCGACGCCACGCCCTTTGCGACGGCCCGGGCCGGAGCCCATGTCGACGTGCATCTGCCCGGCGGACTTCAGCGGCAGTATTCGCTGTGGCAATGGGACCCGGAGGGGCGCTGGGGCAGCGTTGCGGTCAAGCGCGAGGACACCGGCCGCGGCGGCTCGCGCGCGATGCACGATTTGACACCGGGCACGGAACTTCAACTGGTCGGTCCGCGCAACAATTTCACTCTGGAAGAGGACGGGCCCCATTCGATCCTGATCGCCGGTGGCATCGGCGCGACTCCGATCTACGCCATGGCCGCTCGGCTCGCGGCCTTGGGCAAATCTCAGCAGGTTCACTACCTGACACGCAGCCGCAGCCATGCGGCCTTTCAGCCTGCCTTCGAGGCGCTCGGCCTCGGCAATGCCCTGGAGTGCCGCTATGACGACACACACGGGCTGATCGATCTGAATGGCTTGTTCGGGTCCGTGCCAAAAGACAGCCATGTCTATGTCTGCGGGCCGGAGCCGCTATTGGCCGCCGTACTGGACACCGGCCGTGCCCATCTGCCGGACGAGCAGGTGCACTTCGAACGGTTTTCCGCCAATCCCAGCGCCCTTGAAGGTCCATCGGACTCCTTTGAGGTGGAACTGGCCCAGAGCGGCAAGACACTCTCCGTCCCGGCGGACAAATCCATTCTGGATGTGCTGTTGGAGAACCGGGTCAGCGTCGACTACAGCTGCACCGAGGGGGTCTGCGGCGCCTGCATCATTGATGTCCTCGACGGCGAAATCGATCATAGGGATAGCGTTCTGACGCCCGATGAACAGGCCGACAACGAACTGATGTGTGTCTGTGTCTCCCGCGCGAAGGGATCAAAACTGATCCTCGACATTTGAGGCCGGGCCCGGCGGGCAGATGCGGCTCGACCATCCGTCGCCGGATGTCGGGTGACACTGTTTTCCGTGCCTCACCGCTCCATAACCGTTTATGATGGCGGGCGAGTGAGGGAATGAAACAATGCGCCTTTTGCTGAGTTTGTTGGTATTTTTTGCAGTCCATCAGGGGCCTGCCACCGCCGAGGAGGTTCGCTTCTTCGAACCCGGGGAGGCGACGGCGGAAGACCTGCTGGAAGCCATGGCCGGCCCATCGCCCGTGTCCATCGGGGCGACGCGGGGCCTCCCGGGGGCCAGTTCCGAAACGGTCCCCACGCAAAGTGGCGGGACTGTTGGCTACCGCATCCAGTTCGACTTCGACTCCGACCGGATATCGGAACGCGATGCCCCCTTCCTGTCGGAAATCGCCCGCATGCTGGCCTTTCCGGAAATGCGCGATCGCATCCTGGTGATCGAGGGACATACCGACGCCGTGGGCAGCGAAACCTATAACCTCAATCTATCCAAACGACGCGCACTATCGGTCAGGAACTATCTGACGGACCGCTATGGCATCGACCCGCTGACGCTGCACGTGATCGGCCGGGGCGAGGCAAAACCGATCGAGCCTTGGAACCCGGAATCGGATGCGAACCGACGGGTGCAGTTTTACCTGCGCTAGGCTGGCCGGCCCGGCGCCCCTTGATCGGTGCCTTCTGAAATTCCAGTCTACTGAAGGATGAAGAAGGAGCGCCCTTGGCCATGAAGCGCCTGCTGATCGTCACCCACGCCCCGTCCCCGAACACGCGCAGGCTGCGCGACGCCGCAATCGATGGCGCCCGGGAAGGCGGCGGGGATACGGTCGAGATTTTGTCGAAACCCGCCCTGGAGGCAGGGCCGGAGGATGTCCTTCAGTCGGACGGCATCCTGCTCGGGACGACGGAAAACCTGGGATACATGTCCGGGGCGCTGAAGGACTTCTTCGACCGAACCTACTACGCGGTCCTTGAGGAGAAACAGGGGCTGCCCTATGCCCTGTATATCCGGGCCGGCATGGACGGGACCGGCACCCGCCGCGCGGTCGAGAGCATCGCCACGGGCCTGCGGTGGAAAGCAATGCGCGACCCGCTGATCTGCCGCGGCGATTGGCAGGACAGCTTCGTCGATGACTGCAGCGAGTTGGGCATGCTGGCGGCCGCGGGCCTGGACGCCGGCATTTTCTGACACCGACGGCGACGCCCCCGTCACAAGCCGGTGCTTTCGAAGCAGGGACGATTCGTCTATGCCTGAAGTTTGATCAGCGAAAGCACCGTATGCCGTCCGATGTCCTTACCCCCCGCCACGAGCGGCTCCTGTCCTATTGGAGATCCCTGTTACCGCCGGAAGGGGGCCTTCCGGCAAGGCGGCACTTCGATCCCGTCGCCATTCCGGATCTGCTGTCCTTTCTGGTCCTTGCGGATGTGGAAGGCAGCGACCTCCGATTCCGAGTCGTCGGAACTGAAATGGCGGAAGCGTGGGGCAGCGACTTCACCGGCAAGACGCTCCGCGAGATCATGCAGGGACAGTATCACGATTTCATCCGCGACCAGTTCGACGCCTGTATCGAAAGCCGCGCTCCGGTCGCCTCGCACAGCCGCTTCCAATGGGATCGCGGGCGTTGGCTCGACACGATCCGCGTCATGATCCCGCTCGCCCGTAACGCCGAACCGGCCCGCGTGGGCCATGTTGTCGTCGGCCAGTCATTCCATTACGACCGGACCGGACCGGAAACGCCCAGCGTTTACAGTCTGAAGGAAGGGACGCTGTCCGAACTGTCGCGCAGGGTCCTGGACGTACAGCCATAGGCGCCCAGCCGGGCCCGCGCTCAGTCCTGGACGTTCGATTCCACGGCTGAATTCGCAGCCGGCGCCGGGTCCTTGCAGTCCAGCAGCCAGACGTCATAGACGGCGTGCTCCACGGCGTTGAGCCCCGGACTGGACGCGAACATCCATCCGGTGAACAGGACATTCTGTTCCTGCCCCGGGCGCAGTTCGTCGATCTCGATGAAGGCCGCCGCTTCCGGTCGCTCTTCCGGTGGAGTCCGGTCGCAATGACGAACCCGGATGCGCAGCGCTCCGAAATCGATCGGCTGATCGATCTGAACCTCGAATGTGGAGACCCGCGCGGTGACCTTGTCGAGCCCCTGCAGCACGGCGATGGATTTCGGCTCGGCTGAAGCCGGCGCGATTGCGCCGAACAGAAATGCGACGCCGCAGAGGGCGCCCTTCCGGATTGGTCCAGACACCCCGATCATTCAGCCAGCTCCGCCGAAAAGCGCAGACGCACATAATCCGCCACCCAGGTACCGTCCGGATCCGTCAATACGGGCCGCAGGGCGTCGCGGATCTGGTCGATGGCAGCCACGCGTTCCGTCTCGTCGATCCGATTGAGGAAGCTCTCCCCGAAAGACGCCAGCCATCCGTCGACATCGCCCGGCAGCGGTGTCGGCCGATTGATCAATTCGATGGATTTCACAACGAAGCCTTCCGCCTCCAGGACGTCACGATAGGCATCAGGAGTCGGAAAGTACCAGGGATCGGCGTCGTCCGGATCAATCCCACGGGCGGCGACCGCGACCCGAAGGGCGGTGCGCAGCGTCTGGACATTGCCCACGCCGCCGAACTCGCCGACAAAGCGCCCGCCGGGCTTCAGCGCCCTTCGCACCCCGGAGACTACGGCCGCGGCATCCTTCATCCAATGCAATGCCGCATTGGTGAACACCGCGTCGAACTGGGCGTCGAAGGTCAGGTTCTGACCATCTGCCACATGGGCGTCCAGCCCTTCGTCCCTGGCCTTTCGAATCTGATCGGCGCTGGCGTCGACCCCGACAACGTCGCAGCCCAGCGCCGCGAGTTTTCGGGTCAGGGCCCCTTCCCCGCAACCAAGATCAAGAATTCTTTCACCGGCTTTTGGGGCCAGCAAATCCACGACCGGCATCCCGAGTTCGGCGACGAATCCCGCGTTCCGGCGATACCTTTCCGGGTCCCAGTGCTGATCGGCAACCGTCATCCGGCGCTTCCTTTCATCGGGCCGAATGGCCTATTCTTCGGTGATCAGGAAAATCGCGCGGCCCAGAAGGTCCTCCAGGGCGACGACATCTTTCGTGTCGACGATTTCGTCTCCATCCGCGAGAATCTCACTGTCGGTACCCGGCGCCAGTTTGACATACATGCCGCCCAGCAGACCGTCGCCCGTGATCGCCGCAGTCGAATCCGCCGGCACCTGAATGCCTTCCTGGATCGTCATCTCGACGACCGCCTGATAAAGTTCCGGGTCGATTGACGCGTCGGTGACGGTGCCGACCTTAACCCCGCCAATGCGGACATCGGCCCCCAGCGTCAGACCGTCGATGGTGCCGAACCGGCCCGTCAGTTTGAAGCCGCTGTGGTCCGCGGCGAGGTCCGTCGCCTGATAGGCCAGATACAGGAACAATCCCGCGACGATCAGAACGACGGCGCCCATGATGGTTTCGATTACGCTGCGCTGCATGTCCCTACTCCGCCGGTGCTTCCTGAGAGTCGCGGCGCGCCTCCGCCATCAGGATGATCTTTTCGAAAAGATCGAAGAACGAAATCGAGTTGCGCGTGTAGTCGAACGCACCATCAGGCGGCAGCATCTCGTAGTCGCCGCCAGGAACGACGCGGATGTACTTTCCGCCCGCCAGCCCGTCGCTGATGATCGACGCCTCGCTGTCGACCGGAATCTCATAGCCATCGCGGATGGTCATCTCCACGATGACTTCGTTCGTGTC of Alphaproteobacteria bacterium contains these proteins:
- a CDS encoding DUF3883 domain-containing protein; its protein translation is MPSGAWTDEENDLIVADYFAMLKADYAGRPYSKAAHRRALIPLLAGRSEGSVEFKHQNISAVLQGMGEAWIPGYRPAFNYQASLEDAVGRWLAAEPGWLHRTPVGGPSASLPEFGSHEFGLQEPTQIWIGAPPTLSNQPPPPELEQTRRVAMKFDVAGRDERNRELGRAGEACVLARERALLAAGGRQDLARQVRWVSQEDGDGAGYDIASFSADGRARLIEVKTTNGWERTPFHITRNELAVAEERRSEWCLFRLWNFSREPKAFELYPPLDAHVSLTATDFLASFH
- a CDS encoding aromatic ring-hydroxylating dioxygenase subunit alpha; amino-acid sequence: MPLDTVELDNVLKPIGQATGLPNAAYIDSGTFEREKRKVFFETWAGIGFGKDVPRSGDAVPVDFLGMPLLMLRDRSGAVRVFQNICRHRGMILVQEPTTIRGVIRCPYHSWCYGLDGSLRTTPDVGGPGINEHPDFDKSALGLVEVRAALFHDVVFVNISGDAPEFDDYAAELKSRWAEFDRPIFHGGPESSFQLEVKSNWKLAVENYCESYHLPMVHPGLNSYSRLEDHYHIEQDGKFSGQGTMVYNPQLDGSGRAFVNFDGLSEKWDTAAEYISLYPNVLFGVHRDHVYAILLEPHGVDRTVERVEIYYADEAMLDGNYADLRDRNARQWKGIFVEDVFVVEGMQQGRHAPGFDGGHFAPAMDGPTHMFHRWVVGRMQS
- a CDS encoding LysR substrate-binding domain-containing protein, translating into MRRPYDLPPLTTLAAFEAAARHGSMKDAAAELNVTPGAVSRQVKALEEELRRPLFVRVHRGIELTMDGAELSEALARGFTHVADVCRRIRDATDGPSLTVGATTAFAGFWLIPRIGAFWQDHPEITVNHAVSDDPIELRRGPVDFALRYGFGDWPDTEQVELFGDRLYPVCAPQFKASRRGVRPGDLPHLPLLRLKGVDPAWIDWDTFLAWAGLGPIEAPSSGRSLNNYTVAIQAARDGQGVALGWERLVGPMIESGDLVRLTDLAMPAPGSHYLVWSADRGMTPAMAAFRDWLMTQ
- a CDS encoding PDR/VanB family oxidoreductase; translation: MIPSPFSAILKETTDLSNEIRSFTFEARDATPFATARAGAHVDVHLPGGLQRQYSLWQWDPEGRWGSVAVKREDTGRGGSRAMHDLTPGTELQLVGPRNNFTLEEDGPHSILIAGGIGATPIYAMAARLAALGKSQQVHYLTRSRSHAAFQPAFEALGLGNALECRYDDTHGLIDLNGLFGSVPKDSHVYVCGPEPLLAAVLDTGRAHLPDEQVHFERFSANPSALEGPSDSFEVELAQSGKTLSVPADKSILDVLLENRVSVDYSCTEGVCGACIIDVLDGEIDHRDSVLTPDEQADNELMCVCVSRAKGSKLILDI
- a CDS encoding OmpA family protein; its protein translation is MRLLLSLLVFFAVHQGPATAEEVRFFEPGEATAEDLLEAMAGPSPVSIGATRGLPGASSETVPTQSGGTVGYRIQFDFDSDRISERDAPFLSEIARMLAFPEMRDRILVIEGHTDAVGSETYNLNLSKRRALSVRNYLTDRYGIDPLTLHVIGRGEAKPIEPWNPESDANRRVQFYLR
- a CDS encoding flavodoxin family protein, giving the protein MKRLLIVTHAPSPNTRRLRDAAIDGAREGGGDTVEILSKPALEAGPEDVLQSDGILLGTTENLGYMSGALKDFFDRTYYAVLEEKQGLPYALYIRAGMDGTGTRRAVESIATGLRWKAMRDPLICRGDWQDSFVDDCSELGMLAAAGLDAGIF
- a CDS encoding PAS domain-containing protein; translated protein: MPSDVLTPRHERLLSYWRSLLPPEGGLPARRHFDPVAIPDLLSFLVLADVEGSDLRFRVVGTEMAEAWGSDFTGKTLREIMQGQYHDFIRDQFDACIESRAPVASHSRFQWDRGRWLDTIRVMIPLARNAEPARVGHVVVGQSFHYDRTGPETPSVYSLKEGTLSELSRRVLDVQP
- a CDS encoding DUF2155 domain-containing protein; amino-acid sequence: MIGVSGPIRKGALCGVAFLFGAIAPASAEPKSIAVLQGLDKVTARVSTFEVQIDQPIDFGALRIRVRHCDRTPPEERPEAAAFIEIDELRPGQEQNVLFTGWMFASSPGLNAVEHAVYDVWLLDCKDPAPAANSAVESNVQD
- a CDS encoding class I SAM-dependent methyltransferase produces the protein MTVADQHWDPERYRRNAGFVAELGMPVVDLLAPKAGERILDLGCGEGALTRKLAALGCDVVGVDASADQIRKARDEGLDAHVADGQNLTFDAQFDAVFTNAALHWMKDAAAVVSGVRRALKPGGRFVGEFGGVGNVQTLRTALRVAVAARGIDPDDADPWYFPTPDAYRDVLEAEGFVVKSIELINRPTPLPGDVDGWLASFGESFLNRIDETERVAAIDQIRDALRPVLTDPDGTWVADYVRLRFSAELAE
- the mlaD gene encoding outer membrane lipid asymmetry maintenance protein MlaD is translated as MQRSVIETIMGAVVLIVAGLFLYLAYQATDLAADHSGFKLTGRFGTIDGLTLGADVRIGGVKVGTVTDASIDPELYQAVVEMTIQEGIQVPADSTAAITGDGLLGGMYVKLAPGTDSEILADGDEIVDTKDVVALEDLLGRAIFLITEE
- a CDS encoding MlaD family protein, which produces MARLSSDAKHCMIGAATCVALAAFFVLGYMGQPESRGSDGYRVFAYYESAAGLSVGSRVLMAGLPIGNVQSMRLDTDTNEVIVEMTIRDGYEIPVDSEASIISDGLAGGKYIRVVPGGDYEMLPPDGAFDYTRNSISFFDLFEKIILMAEARRDSQEAPAE